In Oryza sativa Japonica Group chromosome 2, ASM3414082v1, the following are encoded in one genomic region:
- the LOC4328132 gene encoding calcium-binding protein KIC — protein MNHHQQIRSTTAAEQQEASAGGGGGEEYEDLMPVMAGRLGAEGLLSELRAGFRLLADPARGAITAESLRRSAASVLGLGGGGGEMTVEEAAAMVREGDQDGDGALSEAEFCVLMVRLSPGIMGDAEGWLEEAIADELLRSLPPPPPA, from the coding sequence ATGAACCATCACCAGCAGATTCGatccacgacggcggcggagcagcaggAGGCGtctgccggaggcggcggcggcgaggagtacGAGGACCTGATGCCGGTGATGGCCGGGCGGCTGGGCGCGGAGGGCCTGCTGTCGGAGCTCCGCGCCGGGttccgcctcctcgccgacccGGCGAGGGGCGCCATCACCGCGGAGAGCCTgcggcggagcgcggcgagcgTGCTGggcctgggcggcggcggcggcgagatgacggtggaggaggcggcggccatggtgcgGGAGGGCGAccaggacggcgacggcgcgctgAGCGAGGCGGAGTTCTGCGTGCTGATGGTGCGGCTCAGCCCCGGCATCATGGGCGACGCCGAGGGATGGCTCGAGGAGGCcatcgccgacgagctcctccgctcgctgccgccgccgccgccggcctag
- the LOC107276232 gene encoding histone-lysine N-methyltransferase ATXR6, with protein sequence MGPATPLRRRTRARPAATRAEGGSGGDGDDDDVRCEACGSGESAAELLLCDGCDRGLHIFCLRPILPRVPAGDWFCPSCASPSPHSKKSHAAKKPKQFPLVQTKIVDFFKIQRGPAAALAAAAESSEGKKRKRKVGGIRLVSKKKRKLLPFNPSDDPARRLRQMASLATALTATGAVFSNELTYVPGMAPRAANRAALESGGMQVLPKEDVETLNLCKRMMARGEWPPLLVVYDPVEGFTVEADRFIKDLTIITEYVGDVDYLTRREHDDGDSMMTLLSAATPSRSLVICPDKRSNIARFINGINNHTPDGRKKQNLKCVRFDVGGECRVLLVANRDISKGERLYYDYNGSEHEYPTHHFV encoded by the exons ATGGGGCCCGCgacgccgctgcgccgccggacgagggcgcggccggccgccaccagggcggagggcggcagcggcggcgacggcgacgacgacgacgttcgCTGCGAGGCGTGCGGGTCCGgggagtcggcggcggagcTGCTGCTGTGCGATGGCTGCGACCGTGGCCTCCACATCTTCTGCCTCCGCCCCATCCTCCCGCGCGTCCCCGCCGGCGACTGGTTCTGCCCCTCctgcgcctcgccgtcgccgcactcCAAGAAATCACACGCGGCCAAGAAGCCCAAGC AGTTCCCGCTGGTCCAGACGAAGATCGTGGATTTCTTCAAGATCCAGaggggcccggcggcggcgctggcggcggcggcggagtcgtcggaggggaagaagaggaagcgGAAGGTGGGTGGCATCCGCTTGGTctccaagaagaagaggaagcttCTCCCCTTCAACCCCAGCGACGACCCGGCGAGGCGCCTCCGCCAGATGGCGTCGCTCGCCACGGCGCtcaccgccaccggcgccgtctTCAGCAACGAGCTCACCTACGTCCCCGGCATGGCTCCCCGCGCCGCCAACCGCGCCGCCCTCGAATCCGGCGGAATGCAG GTGCTACCAAAGGAGGACGTCGAGACGCTGAATCTGTGCAAGAGGATGATGGCGAGAGGCGAGTGGCCGCCTCTCCTCGTCGTCTACGACCCCGTCGAGGGGTTCACCGTGGAGGCGGACAGGTTCATCAAGGATCTCACCATCATCACCGAGTACGTCGGCGACGTCGACTACCTGACCCGCCGcgagcacgacgacggcgacagcaTGATGACCCTGCTGTCGGCGGCCACGCCGTCGAGGAGCCTCGTCATCTGCCCCGACAAGCGGAGCAACATCGCTCGCTTCATCAATGGCATCAACAACCACACTCC AGATGGCCGGAAGAAGCAGAATCTCAAGTGCGTCCGcttcgacgtcggcggcgagtgCCGGGTGCTCTTGGTGGCGAACAGGGACATCTCCAAAGGGGAGAGGCTGTACTACGATTACAATGGATCGGAGCATGAGTACCCAACCCACCATTTTGTATGA
- the LOC4328133 gene encoding serine/arginine-rich splicing factor RS41 isoform X3, with amino-acid sequence MQGFAFVYMEDERDADEAIHRLDRIEFGRKGRRLRVEWTKEDRSGGRRGNSKRSPNNTRPTKTLFVINFDPINTRTRDLERHFDQYGKISNVRIRRNFAFVQYELQEDATKALEGTNGSTLMDRVISVEYALRDDDEKRNGYSPERRGRDRSPDRRDYRGRSASPYGRGRERGSPDYGRGRERGSPDYGRGGDRGSPDYHRGASPQGGNKGDERGSPPNNYDRERREASPGYDRPRSRSPARYERE; translated from the exons ATGCAAG GGTTTGCCTTTGTCTACATGGAAGATGAACGTGATGCTGATGAAGCTATCCATAGGCTTGACAGAATTGAATTTGGCAGAAAAGGGAGGAGACTTAGGGTTGAATGGACAAAG GAGGATCGCAGTGGTGGTAGAAGAGGGAACTCAAAGAGATCTCCAAACAATACAAGGCCAACCAAAACTTTGTTTGTGATCAATTTTGATCCAATCAACACAAGGACAAGAGATCTGGAGAGGCACTTCGATCAATATGGCAAGATCTCGAATGTCAGAATCAGAAGGAACTTTGCCTTTGTCCAGTATGAGTTACAGGAAGATGCTACTAAAGCACTGGAGGGTACAAATGGAAG CACTCTTATGGACAGGGTTATCTCTGTGGAATATGCACTTCgtgatgatgatgagaaaaGGAATGGATACAGCCCAGAAAGAAGAGGCCGTGATCGATCTCCAGACAGGAGGGACTATCGCGGGCGGTCTGCAAGTCCTTATGGCAGAGGGCGTGAGAGGGGCAGCCCTGACTATGGAAGAGGCAGGGAGAGGGGCAGCCCGGACTATGGCAGGGGTGGTGACAGAGGTAGCCCTGATTATCACCGTGGTGCAAGTCCGCAAGGGGGCAACAAAGGTGATGAGAGGGGCAGCCCCCCTAACAACTACGACCGTGAACGCCGTGAAGCCAGCCCTGGCTATGATAGGCCCCGCAG TCGCTCACCTGCGAGGTACGAGAGAGAATGA
- the LOC4328133 gene encoding serine/arginine-rich splicing factor RS41 isoform X1 translates to MMPYFYDQHCTLLCVALSSPVRLQFPTPIQPCQPHGRLETSGGFAFVYMEDERDADEAIHRLDRIEFGRKGRRLRVEWTKEDRSGGRRGNSKRSPNNTRPTKTLFVINFDPINTRTRDLERHFDQYGKISNVRIRRNFAFVQYELQEDATKALEGTNGSTLMDRVISVEYALRDDDEKRNGYSPERRGRDRSPDRRDYRGRSASPYGRGRERGSPDYGRGRERGSPDYGRGGDRGSPDYHRGASPQGGNKGDERGSPPNNYDRERREASPGYDRPRSRSPARYERE, encoded by the exons ATGATGCCTTACTTTTACGATCAGCATTGCACCCTCCTCTGCGTTGCACTCTCCTCCCCCGTCCGATTACAATTTCCCACGCCAATCCAACCATGCCAACCACACGGCCGGCTGGAGACGAGTGGAG GGTTTGCCTTTGTCTACATGGAAGATGAACGTGATGCTGATGAAGCTATCCATAGGCTTGACAGAATTGAATTTGGCAGAAAAGGGAGGAGACTTAGGGTTGAATGGACAAAG GAGGATCGCAGTGGTGGTAGAAGAGGGAACTCAAAGAGATCTCCAAACAATACAAGGCCAACCAAAACTTTGTTTGTGATCAATTTTGATCCAATCAACACAAGGACAAGAGATCTGGAGAGGCACTTCGATCAATATGGCAAGATCTCGAATGTCAGAATCAGAAGGAACTTTGCCTTTGTCCAGTATGAGTTACAGGAAGATGCTACTAAAGCACTGGAGGGTACAAATGGAAG CACTCTTATGGACAGGGTTATCTCTGTGGAATATGCACTTCgtgatgatgatgagaaaaGGAATGGATACAGCCCAGAAAGAAGAGGCCGTGATCGATCTCCAGACAGGAGGGACTATCGCGGGCGGTCTGCAAGTCCTTATGGCAGAGGGCGTGAGAGGGGCAGCCCTGACTATGGAAGAGGCAGGGAGAGGGGCAGCCCGGACTATGGCAGGGGTGGTGACAGAGGTAGCCCTGATTATCACCGTGGTGCAAGTCCGCAAGGGGGCAACAAAGGTGATGAGAGGGGCAGCCCCCCTAACAACTACGACCGTGAACGCCGTGAAGCCAGCCCTGGCTATGATAGGCCCCGCAG TCGCTCACCTGCGAGGTACGAGAGAGAATGA
- the LOC4328133 gene encoding serine/arginine-rich splicing factor RS41 isoform X2: MRPVFCGNLDYDARQSEIERLFSKYGRVERVDMKSGFAFVYMEDERDADEAIHRLDRIEFGRKGRRLRVEWTKEDRSGGRRGNSKRSPNNTRPTKTLFVINFDPINTRTRDLERHFDQYGKISNVRIRRNFAFVQYELQEDATKALEGTNGSTLMDRVISVEYALRDDDEKRNGYSPERRGRDRSPDRRDYRGRSASPYGRGRERGSPDYGRGRERGSPDYGRGGDRGSPDYHRGASPQGGNKGDERGSPPNNYDRERREASPGYDRPRSRSPARYERE, translated from the exons ATGAGGCCAGTTTTCTGTGGAAACCTTGACTATGATGCTCGCCAATCTGAGATTGAGCGCCTCTTCAGCAAATATGGACGTGTGGAGCGTGTTGACATGAAGTCGG GGTTTGCCTTTGTCTACATGGAAGATGAACGTGATGCTGATGAAGCTATCCATAGGCTTGACAGAATTGAATTTGGCAGAAAAGGGAGGAGACTTAGGGTTGAATGGACAAAG GAGGATCGCAGTGGTGGTAGAAGAGGGAACTCAAAGAGATCTCCAAACAATACAAGGCCAACCAAAACTTTGTTTGTGATCAATTTTGATCCAATCAACACAAGGACAAGAGATCTGGAGAGGCACTTCGATCAATATGGCAAGATCTCGAATGTCAGAATCAGAAGGAACTTTGCCTTTGTCCAGTATGAGTTACAGGAAGATGCTACTAAAGCACTGGAGGGTACAAATGGAAG CACTCTTATGGACAGGGTTATCTCTGTGGAATATGCACTTCgtgatgatgatgagaaaaGGAATGGATACAGCCCAGAAAGAAGAGGCCGTGATCGATCTCCAGACAGGAGGGACTATCGCGGGCGGTCTGCAAGTCCTTATGGCAGAGGGCGTGAGAGGGGCAGCCCTGACTATGGAAGAGGCAGGGAGAGGGGCAGCCCGGACTATGGCAGGGGTGGTGACAGAGGTAGCCCTGATTATCACCGTGGTGCAAGTCCGCAAGGGGGCAACAAAGGTGATGAGAGGGGCAGCCCCCCTAACAACTACGACCGTGAACGCCGTGAAGCCAGCCCTGGCTATGATAGGCCCCGCAG TCGCTCACCTGCGAGGTACGAGAGAGAATGA
- the LOC9271200 gene encoding ribosomal RNA small subunit methyltransferase, chloroplastic isoform X1, translating to MVALPSLSPPPPRPSPSPATPRRRPPPPPPPHATPSHRVRSRPATVVSAASGVTDGYHSTIRSLNSRGRHVPRKSLGQNYMLNSKVNEELVAAAGVEEGDVVLEIGPGTGSLTAALLDAGATVFAVEKDKHMATLVNDRFGSTEQLKIIEEDITKFNVRSHFLPFLEEKSHHTRKYAKVVSNLPFNVSTEVVKLLLPMGDVFSVMVLLLQDETALRFADASIQTPEYRPINVFVNFYSEPEYKFKVERTNFFPQPKVDGAVISFKLKNSGDYPPVGSHKGFFSMVNSAFNGKRKMLRKSLQHLCSSSEIEAALANIGLPVTVAQSFDKSMNIWCLPNAHGTICWFAGCPLSISPKKFCPHSITTDCRFC from the exons ATGGTGGCGCTTCCTTCCTtatccccaccgccaccgcgtccttccccgtctccggccacacctcgccgccggccacctccgccgccgccgcctcatgcTACCCCTTCACACCGCGTCCGGAGCCGGCCTGCCACCGTCGTGTCCGCCGCCTCCGGTGTCACCGACGGCTACCACTCCACCATCCGCTCCCTCAACTCCCGCGGCCGCCACGTCCCCCGCAAATCCCTCGGCCAG aaCTACATGCTGAACTCGAAGGTGAACGAggagctggtggcggcggcgggggtggaggagggggaCGTCGTGCTCGAGATCGGCCCGGGGACTGGGTCTCTTACGGCCGCTCTCCTCGATGCCGGCGCCACCGTCTTCGCCGTAGAGAAG GATAAGCATATGGCCACCCTTGTGAATGATAGGTTTGGATCCACAGAACAATTGAAG ATCATTGAAGAAGATATCACAAAATTTAATGTCCGCTCCCATTTTCTTCCTTTCCTGGAGGAAAAATCCCATCACACGAGAAAATATGCCAAG GTGGTGTCAAATTTACCATTCAATGTAAGTACTGAAGTTGTCAAACTTCTTCTCCCAATGGGAGATGTCTTTTCTGTCATGGTGCTTTTGCTTCAG GATGAAACGGCATTGCGCTTTGCAGATGCTTCAATACAAACACCAGAGTACCGACCTATCAATGTGTTTGTGAATTTCTACTCAG AACCAGAATACAAGTTCAAAGTTGAGAGGACAAATTTTTTCCCTCAACCGAAG GTTGATGGTGCTGTTATAAGCTTTAAGCTAAAGAATTCAGGGGATTATCCACCAGTTGGTTCTCACAAAGGTTTCTTTTCAATG GTGAACTCTGCTTTCAATGGGAAGCGCAAGATGCTTCGTAAATCACTCCAGCACCTGTGTTCTTCCTCTGAGATTGAGGCTGCTCTGGCCAACATTGGTCTTCCAGTTACA GTTGCACAATCATTTGACAAAAGCATGAATATTTGGTGCCTTCCTAATGCTCATGGAACTATCTGTTGGTTTGCCGGCTGCCCTCTAAGCATATCGCCTAAGAAATTTTGTCCCCATAGTATCACTACCGACTGCAG GTTCTGTTAG
- the LOC9271200 gene encoding ribosomal RNA small subunit methyltransferase, chloroplastic isoform X2: MVALPSLSPPPPRPSPSPATPRRRPPPPPPPHATPSHRVRSRPATVVSAASGVTDGYHSTIRSLNSRGRHVPRKSLGQNYMLNSKVNEELVAAAGVEEGDVVLEIGPGTGSLTAALLDAGATVFAVEKDKHMATLVNDRFGSTEQLKIIEEDITKFNVRSHFLPFLEEKSHHTRKYAKVVSNLPFNVSTEVVKLLLPMGDVFSVMVLLLQDETALRFADASIQTPEYRPINVFVNFYSEPEYKFKVERTNFFPQPKVDGAVISFKLKNSGDYPPVGSHKGFFSMVNSAFNGKRKMLRKSLQHLCSSSEIEAALANIGLPTF; this comes from the exons ATGGTGGCGCTTCCTTCCTtatccccaccgccaccgcgtccttccccgtctccggccacacctcgccgccggccacctccgccgccgccgcctcatgcTACCCCTTCACACCGCGTCCGGAGCCGGCCTGCCACCGTCGTGTCCGCCGCCTCCGGTGTCACCGACGGCTACCACTCCACCATCCGCTCCCTCAACTCCCGCGGCCGCCACGTCCCCCGCAAATCCCTCGGCCAG aaCTACATGCTGAACTCGAAGGTGAACGAggagctggtggcggcggcgggggtggaggagggggaCGTCGTGCTCGAGATCGGCCCGGGGACTGGGTCTCTTACGGCCGCTCTCCTCGATGCCGGCGCCACCGTCTTCGCCGTAGAGAAG GATAAGCATATGGCCACCCTTGTGAATGATAGGTTTGGATCCACAGAACAATTGAAG ATCATTGAAGAAGATATCACAAAATTTAATGTCCGCTCCCATTTTCTTCCTTTCCTGGAGGAAAAATCCCATCACACGAGAAAATATGCCAAG GTGGTGTCAAATTTACCATTCAATGTAAGTACTGAAGTTGTCAAACTTCTTCTCCCAATGGGAGATGTCTTTTCTGTCATGGTGCTTTTGCTTCAG GATGAAACGGCATTGCGCTTTGCAGATGCTTCAATACAAACACCAGAGTACCGACCTATCAATGTGTTTGTGAATTTCTACTCAG AACCAGAATACAAGTTCAAAGTTGAGAGGACAAATTTTTTCCCTCAACCGAAG GTTGATGGTGCTGTTATAAGCTTTAAGCTAAAGAATTCAGGGGATTATCCACCAGTTGGTTCTCACAAAGGTTTCTTTTCAATG GTGAACTCTGCTTTCAATGGGAAGCGCAAGATGCTTCGTAAATCACTCCAGCACCTGTGTTCTTCCTCTGAGATTGAGGCTGCTCTGGCCAACATTGGTCTTCCA ACCTTCTGA
- the LOC4328135 gene encoding cyclin-dependent kinase A-2 isoform X1 has translation MPQAQPNSSPSPPPHTHTHAHHSSPHNPSTPTPPPPPGSPRDGAGEHPSTSAMTMPFAVSDPSASVEEMVAAAAADDECVCVWLEEQYEKVEKIGEGTYGVVYKGKHRHTNETIALKKIRLEQEDEGVPSTAIREISLLKEMQHRNIVRLQDVVHKEKCIYLVFEYLDLDLKKHMDSSPDFKNHRIVKSFLYQILRGIAYCHSHRVLHRDLKPQNLLIDRRTNSLKLADFGLARAFGIPVRTFTHEVVTLWYRAPEILLGARHYSTPVDMWSVGCIFAEMVNQKPLFPGDSEIDELFKIFSIMGTPNEETWPGVASLPDYISTFPKWPSVDLATVVPTLDSSGLDLLSKMLRLDPSKRINARAALEHEYFKDLEVA, from the exons ATGCCACAAGCCCAACCCAATTCATCCCCAAGTCCaccaccacacacacacacacacgcacaccacTCCTCTCCCCACAACCCATCcactcccacgccgccgccgccgcccggatcGCCGCGAGATGGAGCAGGTGAGCACCCCTCGACCTCCGCGATGACGATGCCCTTTGCTGTATCCGATCCATCCGCGAGCGTGGAGGAAAtggtcgctgctgctgctgctgatgatgagTGTGTTTGTGTGTGGCTGGAGGAGCAGTACGAGAAGGTGGAGAAGATCGGGGAGGGGACGTACGGGGTGGTGTACAAGGGCAAGCACCGGCATACCAACGAGACGATCGCGCTCAAGAAGATCCGCCTGGAGCAGGAGGACGAGGGCGTCCCCTCCACCGCCATCCGCGAGATCTCGCTGCTCAAGGAGATGCAGCATCGCAACATCGTCAG GCTGCAGGACGTCGTGCACAAGGAGAAATGCATATACCTCGTCTTCGAGTACCTCGACCTTGACCTCAAGAAGCACATGGACTCATCCCCGGATTTCAAGAACCACCGCATAGTCAAA TCGTTCCTCTACCAGATTCTCCGGGGCATTGCGTACTGCCACTCGCACCGTGTTCTCCACCGAGATTTGAAGCCCCAGAACCTGCTGATAGATCGGCGTACCAACTCATTGAAGCTCGCGGACTTTGGGTTGGCCAGGGCATTTGGCATTCCTGTCCGGACATTTACTCACGAG GTGGTGACATTGTGGTATAGAGCACCTGAAATTCTTCTTGGTGCAAGGCATTATTCCACCCCTGTTGACATGTGGTCAGTTGGTTGCATTTTTGCTGAAATGGTGAATCAGAAGCCACTATTTCCTGGAGATTCTGAGATTGATGAACTCTTTAAGATTTTCAG TATTATGGGCACTCCAAATGAAGAAACTTGGCCAGGTGTTGCTTCACTACCTGACTACATATCAACTTTCCCAAAGTGGCCATCTGTG GATCTTGCAACCGTGGTCCCAACACTTGATTCTTCAGGACTCGATCTTCTCTCT AAAATGCTCCGTTTAGATCCAAGCAAAAGAATCAATGCCCGTGCTGCCCTCGAGCACGAGTACTTCAAGGACCTGGAAGTGGCGTAG
- the LOC4328135 gene encoding cyclin-dependent kinase A-2 gives MEQYEKVEKIGEGTYGVVYKGKHRHTNETIALKKIRLEQEDEGVPSTAIREISLLKEMQHRNIVRLQDVVHKEKCIYLVFEYLDLDLKKHMDSSPDFKNHRIVKSFLYQILRGIAYCHSHRVLHRDLKPQNLLIDRRTNSLKLADFGLARAFGIPVRTFTHEVVTLWYRAPEILLGARHYSTPVDMWSVGCIFAEMVNQKPLFPGDSEIDELFKIFSIMGTPNEETWPGVASLPDYISTFPKWPSVDLATVVPTLDSSGLDLLSKMLRLDPSKRINARAALEHEYFKDLEVA, from the exons ATGGAGCAG TACGAGAAGGTGGAGAAGATCGGGGAGGGGACGTACGGGGTGGTGTACAAGGGCAAGCACCGGCATACCAACGAGACGATCGCGCTCAAGAAGATCCGCCTGGAGCAGGAGGACGAGGGCGTCCCCTCCACCGCCATCCGCGAGATCTCGCTGCTCAAGGAGATGCAGCATCGCAACATCGTCAG GCTGCAGGACGTCGTGCACAAGGAGAAATGCATATACCTCGTCTTCGAGTACCTCGACCTTGACCTCAAGAAGCACATGGACTCATCCCCGGATTTCAAGAACCACCGCATAGTCAAA TCGTTCCTCTACCAGATTCTCCGGGGCATTGCGTACTGCCACTCGCACCGTGTTCTCCACCGAGATTTGAAGCCCCAGAACCTGCTGATAGATCGGCGTACCAACTCATTGAAGCTCGCGGACTTTGGGTTGGCCAGGGCATTTGGCATTCCTGTCCGGACATTTACTCACGAG GTGGTGACATTGTGGTATAGAGCACCTGAAATTCTTCTTGGTGCAAGGCATTATTCCACCCCTGTTGACATGTGGTCAGTTGGTTGCATTTTTGCTGAAATGGTGAATCAGAAGCCACTATTTCCTGGAGATTCTGAGATTGATGAACTCTTTAAGATTTTCAG TATTATGGGCACTCCAAATGAAGAAACTTGGCCAGGTGTTGCTTCACTACCTGACTACATATCAACTTTCCCAAAGTGGCCATCTGTG GATCTTGCAACCGTGGTCCCAACACTTGATTCTTCAGGACTCGATCTTCTCTCT AAAATGCTCCGTTTAGATCCAAGCAAAAGAATCAATGCCCGTGCTGCCCTCGAGCACGAGTACTTCAAGGACCTGGAAGTGGCGTAG
- the LOC4328136 gene encoding peroxisome biogenesis protein 16 produces MEAYKLWVRKNRDLVRSLESLANGLTWILPERFANSEIAPEAVYAFLGIVSSVNQHIIETPTDGQTLASKEQSIPWSLVVSVLKDIEAVVEVAAQHFVGDDRKWSFLAVTEAVKAGVRLAAFGESGYKMLLQGGEVANEEEINILDENFGAKSNGVPVIYPMNGHFQNGHGVASNGLDGKAGFVSKSLEGRAVAALNKFGQNAKMTSDPMWMKKALPPPDPPAMVVEKPTLASIWSAKGISGRLFLLGEVVHIFRPLLYVLLIKKFGIKSWTPWLVSLAVEITSLGIHSRATDLHQRGGKVHQLSSAERDELKRRKMMWALYVMRDPFFTRYTKRHLQKAEKVLDPVPLIGFLTGKLVELVEGAQTRYTYTSGS; encoded by the exons ATGGAGGCATACAAGCTCTGGGTGCGCAAGAACCGGGACCTCGTCCGCTCCCTCGAGTCGTTGGCCAAT GGGCTAACGTGGATACTTCCTGAGCGCTTTGCCAACTCTGAGATCGCACCAGAAGCAG TATATGCATTTCTGGGTATCGTGAGTTCTGTCAATCAGCACATAATTGAAACGCCAACTGATGGTCAGACATTGGCCTCCAAAGAGCAATCTATCCCATGGTCCCTTGTTGTCTCAGTACTTAAGGATATTGAGGCAGTTGTTGAGGTGGCTGCCCAGCACTTTGTTGGAGATGATCGCAAATGGAGCTTTCTTGCTGTTACAGAAGCTGTGAA AGCAGGTGTCAGGTTAGCTGCTTTCGGGGAGAGTGGCTACAAGATGCTCTTACAAGGAGGAGAGGTGGCAAATGAAGAGGAGATTAATAttcttgatgaaaattttggagCCAAAAGTAATGGAGTACCAGTCATTTATCCGATGAATGGCCATTTCCAAAATGGTCATGGGGTTGCATCTAATGGTCTTGATGGAAAGGCTGGATTTGTATCAAAGAGTCTGGAGGGAAGAGCTGTAGCTGCTCTTAACAAGTTTGGCCAGAATGCAAAGATGACGTCAGATCCCATGTGGATGAAGAAGGCTCTGCCTCCTCCTGATCCTCCTG CGATGGTGGTTGAGAAGCCAACTTTGGCAAGTATTTGGTCTGCTAAAGGAATTTCAGGGCGGTTATTTTTGTTAGGAGAAGTTGTCCACATATTCAGACCACTGCTATACGTACTTTTGATCAAAAAATTTGGAATCAAATCATGGACCCCATGGTTAGTGTCATTAGCTGTGGAGATCACAAGTCTTGGCATCCATTCACGTGCAACTGATCTTCATCAAAGAGGGGGAAAAGTTCATCAGCTCTCATCTGCTGAGAGGGACGAG TTGAAAAGGCGAAAGATGATGTGGGCCCTTTATGTCATGAGAGATCCATTCTTTACCAGATACACCAA GCGCCATCTCCAGAAGGCTGAGAAAGTGTTGGATCCAGTGCCTCTTATTGGTTTCCTTACAG